A genomic window from Henningerozyma blattae CBS 6284 chromosome 3, complete genome includes:
- the TBLA0C06530 gene encoding uncharacterized protein (similar to Saccharomyces cerevisiae KEL2 (YGR238C) and KEL1 (YHR158C); ancestral locus Anc_5.88), producing the protein MNRGKFSYPNQTSRSVQVLVSPSRPSTGQRNLSSVSQTIHGVSTNPNNLNEYTPWCRYKLHNSPFPRYRHVASSVVSSDNKVFVIGGLHDQSVYGDTWIISENTININSPATMHTPTSTTSTTSNISFSSKTVEITEYTPPPRVGHASTLCGNAFVIFGGDTHKTNKDGLMDDDIYLFNINSYKWTIPQPVGPRPLGRYGHKISIIATSQMKTKLYVFGGQFDDSYFNDLCVYDLSSFRKPESHWEFLKPKSFIPPPLTNHTMVSYDYKLWVFGGDTQQGLINQLFMFDPVINDWRVVETTGEKPPPVQEHAAVMFNDLMCIMGGKDEQDVYLNSVYFLNLKSLKWFKFNDYKLNIPQGRSGHSITLLKNNRLLIMGGDKFDYARLDESDLQTSDVDMGKGTILYTLDLSRLEIECPGIFSTDKDAITESTTSTITPINSTPTVNLSNKNLITPVSTPQLSNDSSNLIKSNDLQNNRYEKFTGPTPNINILTPYANSENQNTPLQNIIQTPSSSNDKSNVVSPTPQSSITATPSGATSTTSANTINVTPYATSTTSPSITSNPTPAIPINHMQQLPNITSQPSSTSHAPITFNATEPITTIPSLSNQEENLTDSTQIPSTSTLLGTSSLKPTTTEDSKVNGLSPTKVLVPSALNNEANGMNNIDSTDKSSNFEKESLKTARDLSNTSKSVHSASQASDIDDIINGEIGVATIANSPSKAAVKYEAPSILNKVVADSIAISNDSAATTLNEEMFPELKSDTELQIKKPIDNASANELNHINEGQTPAIDMNTVTIDKKVLENIRTELSDLKELTQKKSREASNHVKNLEEEINKLKIENKNLSNPNSSQSILIQSKYDVLEADNKVLNDRLAEYEDLFGSKFLDIKNLNDIVKAQNEKIIKLEDSNSTLKAENHTLKEKQNHEDTEFRSQINSYSASIDNLLKEWNNSRELTTSLDNNHPGSTSTSPTTSSKSSSKENGTTAPTFFRVNSSRHDAVIDKLQKRLEDALTLNKELTVSNDKLNNDVKALNEKYLTLNNSFMSKKNEFTEIEKNYKSSLNSMLNANKALELSQKELTKYREMNGRLQKDLEELQFDKTNNAKRNISEASSFSKNSINNDSNDDNSNTDYRETHYKMKISDLKAELFIIKQERDNLKEDVHQMKKQLYTLNESDEV; encoded by the coding sequence ATGAACCGTGGTAAATTTTCATATCCGAATCAAACATCTCGTTCTGTACAAGTGTTAGTTAGCCCAAGTCGTCCATCAACAGGCCAAAGAAATTTATCTAGTGTCTCTCAAACAATTCATGGTGTTTCTACAAAtcctaataatttaaatgaatatacACCCTGGTGTCGTTATAAACTTCATAATTCTCCCTTCCCAAGGTATCGCCATGTGGCATCATCTGTAGTTTCTTCTGATAATAAAGTCTTCGTCATCGGTGGGCTACATGATCAATCTGTTTATGGTGATACTTGGATCATTTCAGAAAACacaattaatattaattcgCCTGCAACTATGCATACCCCAACATCAACAACAAGTACAacatcaaatatttcattctCTTCGAAAACAGTAGAAATTACCGAGTATACGCCTCCTCCACGTGTTGGTCATGCTTCTACTTTGTGTGGTAACGCATTTGTTATATTTGGTGGTGATACACATAAGACTAATAAAGATGGGCTAATGgatgatgatatttatttatttaatataaattcttATAAATGGACTATCCCACAGCCTGTAGGCCCTAGACCTTTGGGTAGATATGGTCATAAGATTTCAATCATTGCAACTTCTCAAATGAAAACGAAATTATATGTTTTTGGTGGTCAATTCGATGATTCttattttaatgatttatgTGTTTATGATTTATCCTCTTTTAGAAAACCTGAATCTCATTGGGAATTCTTAAAACCAAAATCATTTATCCCCCCTCCATTAACTAATCATACAATGGTCTCTTatgattataaattatgGGTTTTTGGTGGTGATACACAACAAGGTCtaattaatcaattatttatgTTTGATCCGGTCATTAATGATTGGAGAGTTGTGGAAACAACCGGTGAAAAACCTCCTCCTGTACAAGAGCATGCTGCTGTTATgtttaatgatttaatgTGCATTATGGGAGGGAAAGATGAACAGGATGTTTATCTAAATTCTgtttatttcttaaatttgaaatcattgaaatggtttaaatttaatgattataaattaaatattcccCAGGGGAGATCTGGCCATTCAATTACTCTTCTAAAGAATAATAGATTATTAATCATGGGCGGAGATAAATTTGATTATGCTCGTTTAGATGAAAGTGATTTACAAACTTCAGATGTTGATATGGGAAAAGGAACTATATTATATACTCTCGATTTATCTAGATTAGAAATTGAATGTCCTGGAATTTTTTCAACTGATAAAGATGCTATTACTGAAAGCACTACCTCCACAATTACCCCAATTAATTCAACGCCAACTGTGAATCtctcaaataaaaatctaATTACACCAGTAAGCACACCACAATTATCAAATGATAGCAgtaatttgataaaatcTAAcgatttacaaaataatagatatgaaaaatttactgGACCAActccaaatattaatatactAACTCCATACGCAAATAGTGAAAACCAAAATACTCCTcttcaaaatatcattCAAACACCAAGTTCTAGCAATGATAAATCTAATGTTGTGTCTCCAACACCACAATCATCAATAACAGCTACTCCATCAGGGGCAACTAGCACCACATCAGCAAATACAATTAACGTAACACCATATGCAACATCTACAACATCTCCTTCCATCACATCAAATCCAACACCTGCTATTCCAATTAACCACATGCAACAATTACCCAACATTACTAGCCAACCTTCCTCTACCTCTCATGCTCCAATTACATTTAATGCTACTGAGCCAATTACAACAATTCCATCTTTGAGTAatcaagaagaaaatttaactGATAGCACCCAAATTCCTTCTACCTCTACTCTTCTTGGTACAAGTTCTTTAAAACCCACAACCACTGAAGATTCAAAAGTAAATGGACTATCTCCAACCAAAGTGCTGGTACCTTCGGCACTAAATAATGAGGCTAATGGGATGAACAATATTGATTCAACCGATAAATCATCCAATTTTGAAAAGGAATCTTTAAAAACTGCCCGTGATTTATCTAATACTAGTAAATCAGTACATTCTGCTTCGCAGGCTAGCGATATTGACGATATAATCAATGGCGAAATTGGTGTTGCCACTATTGCAAATTCTCCATCAAAAGCAGCAGTTAAATATGAAGCTCCAAGCATATTAAACAAAGTAGTCGCTGATTCTATTGCCATCTCAAATGATTCAGCCGCTACAACCTTGAATGAAGAAATGTTCCCTGAACTAAAATCCGATACTGAGCTACAAATCAAAAAGCCTATTGATAATGCCTCAGCTAATGAGTTGAACCACATTAATGAAGGACAAACACCTGCTATTGATATGAACACTGTTACTATCGATAAAAAAGTATTGGAGAATATAAGAACTGAATTATCcgatttaaaagaattaactcaaaaaaaatcaagagAAGCAAGTAATCACGTCAAGAATTTAGAAGAGGAAATtaacaaattgaaaattgagaataaaaatttatcaaatccAAATTCTTCACAATCAATTTTAATCCAATCAAAGTATGATGTACTGGAAGCTGACAATAAAGTATTGAATGATCGTTTAGCTGAATACGAGGATTTATTCGGCTCTAAATTTTTGGACATTAAAAATCTAAATGATATAGTTAAAGCccaaaatgaaaaaattatcaaattagAAGATAGCAATTCTACATTAAAAGCGGAAAATCACactttaaaagaaaagcaAAACCATGAAGATACTGAATTTAGAAGTCAGATAAATTCTTATTCGGCCagtattgataatttattgaagGAATGGAATAACAGTAGAGAACTCACTACATCACTCGATAATAACCATCCAGGATCTACTTCTACATCTCCTACAACTAGTTCCAAGTCTTCATCGAAAGAAAATGGTACAACTGCCCCAACATTTTTCCGAGTTAACTCTTCACGTCATGACGCTGTCATTGATAAACTCCAAAAAAGATTGGAAGATGCTCtaactttaaataaagaattaactgtttctaatgataaattgAACAATGACGTAAAAGCtctaaatgaaaaatatctaaCATTAAACAATAGCTTTATGTCtaagaaaaatgaatttacTGAGATTGAAAAGAATTATAAATCTAGTCTAAATTCAATGCTAAATGCAAACAAAGCTTTAGAATTATCCCAAAAGGAACTAACAAAATATAGGGAAATGAATGGAAGATTACAAaaagatttagaagaaTTGCAATTTGATAAAACTAATAATGCCAAAAGAAATATCTCTGAAGCATCTTCATTCTCTAAGAACAGTATCAACAACGATtctaatgatgataattctAACACCGATTACAGAGAAACTCAttacaaaatgaaaattagTGATCTAAAGGCCGAGCTATTTATCATTAAGCAAGAAAGAGATAATCTAAAAGAGGATGTTCATCAAATGAAGAAGCAATTATATACTTTGAATGAAAGCGACGAAGTTTAA
- the TDA11 gene encoding Tda11p (similar to Saccharomyces cerevisiae YHR159W; ancestral locus Anc_5.87), with amino-acid sequence MSETLPTTPNNTALKTRDCNDDTLQANAENRKSISPSLSRVDVANKRKSLLHTVIIPDHPLAGSTPSVQPSSDHLRSHGKEDIMISPLGGKTRVKNESIKVKNDDDKMKNNSNDDILKLLAAKEMKIMERKSKIIHLNKLIQIEKKKFQLEKIEIDNLKKKLTTNINHSVSIEMTDEENNANHSMWSKSLSLLNSMDKSLFDDLPTSNNIRPRSMASIGSQTDLQSSFDEEDEVDDDDDDDNDDELDIGKAVSNSLWNFVNDVKAGLLGIDETEGEDSSSKNNTNNKGRKSSLNPSSNVRIRISSSCDDMKFNATQNSKNPNDILRSSEFKQFKTAVRVNSPNFKQFSTSNPSSSSETNSRLSSRRNSRRNSDNKLNFS; translated from the coding sequence ATGAGTGAGACTTTACCCACCACTCCAAATAATACTGCTCTAAAAACTAGAGATTGTAATGATGATACTTTACAGGCCAATGCTGAAAATAGGAAATCCATTTCTCCATCTTTATCTAGGGTAGATGTGGCCAATAAAAGGAAATCTTTGTTGCATACTGTAATAATACCTGATCATCCATTAGCAGGTTCAACCCCATCGGTACAACCTTCTAGTGATCATCTTCGTAGTCATGGTAAAGAAGATATAATGATCAGTCCTTTAGGAGGTAAAACAAGGGTAAAGAATGAATCGATAAAGGTGAagaatgatgatgataaaatgaaaaataatagcaaCGATGATATCTTAAAATTATTGGCGGCCAAAGAGATGAAGATAATGGAAAGAAAATCTAAAAtcattcatttaaataaattaattcaaattgaaaagaaaaaattccaattggaaaaaattgaaattgataatttgaaaaaaaaactaacGACTAATATTAACCACTCCgtttcaattgaaatgaCGGATGAAGAGAATAATGCAAATCATTCAATGTGGTCTAAatcattatctttattaaattctatGGATAAAAGTCTCTTTGATGACTTACCcacttcaaataatattagacCCCGAAGTATGGCATCTATTGGGAGTCAGACAGATTTACAATCTTcatttgatgaagaagatgaggttgatgatgatgatgatgatgataatgatgatgagtTAGATATTGGGAAAGCGGTATCTAATTCTCTTTGGAATTTCGTTAATGATGTGAAAGCAGGACTTTTAGGAATTGACGAAACGGAGGGGGAAGATTCATCAtcgaaaaataatactaataacaaGGGGCGCAAGTCATCATTAAATCCATCATCGAATGTTCGAATAAGAATATCTAGTAGTTGTGATGATATGAAATTTAATGCAACtcaaaatagtaaaaacCCTAATGATATCTTAAGAAGTTCGgaatttaaacaatttaaaactGCCGTTAGAGTAAATTCTCCGAATTTCAAACAATTTTCTACCAGTAATCctagtagtagtagtgaAACTAATAGTCGATTAAGTAGTCGAAGAAATAGTCGAAGAAATagtgataataaattgaattttagttaa
- the TBLA0C06550 gene encoding uncharacterized protein (similar to Saccharomyces cerevisiae PEX21 (YGR239C) and PEX18 (YHR160C); ancestral locus Anc_5.86), translating to MNDNSCQSNPINVLLKTNDTNNRGFSLHNSPLTNTQANNKGYSFKRKQRDNSLEVKFWGQKKRNLNFQDGRIPIDLENIPLPQRNYDVSISKNQQEQRPRSDNHQRWIEDFNNLSLDRKQSSFKETLINPDYIVNFKQSYNTNNNGHYLYSNQRYNPSQKYKSIPVHIPSQSPIAATNTATNIPTNNPPNNDNLNNEPLIVQENILLKYPDDEMKQIAQEILNNHDQTSSNETNELSHALNNTNFFKYLGQLTNKEKEN from the coding sequence ATGAATGATAATTCATGCCAGAGCAATCCAATAAATGTATTACTTAAAACTAACGATACTAATAATAGGGGTTTTTCATTACATAATTCTCCGCTGACGAACACTCAGGCCAATAATAAAGGTTATAGTTTTAAGCGTAAACAAAGAGATAATTCTCTAGAGGTCAAATTCTGGGgacaaaagaaaagaaatctaaattttcaaGATGGAAGAATTCCAATCGATCttgaaaatattccatTACCCCAACGAAATTATGATGTATCTATTTCAAAGAACCAACAAGAACAAAGACCACGTTCTGATAATCATCAGAGATGGATAgaagattttaataatttgagtTTGGATCGTAAACAATCAAGTTTTAAAGAAACTCTGATAAATCCAGATTATATAGTGAATTTCAAACAATCATATAACACCAATAACAATGGACATTATCTATACTCAAATCAACGGTATAATCCCTCGCAGAAATATAAAAGCATACCTGTACATATACCTTCTCAATCGCCAATTGCCGCTACTAATACCGCCACCAATATCCCAACTAATAACCCCCCTAATAATGACAATCTTAATAATGAACCTTTGATTgttcaagaaaatattctattaaaaTACCCTGACGATgaaatgaaacaaattgcgcaagaaattttaaataatcatgACCAAACTTCTTCTAATGAAACTAATGAATTATCTCATgcattaaataatactaattttttcaaatatttaggCCAACTAACAAACAAAGAAAAGGAGAATTGA
- the LSC2 gene encoding succinate--CoA ligase (GDP-forming) subunit beta (similar to Saccharomyces cerevisiae LSC2 (YGR244C); ancestral locus Anc_5.82), which translates to MLKSSTRTLLKKCPCGGAFAKNFPATTGFTSGKRHLSIQEYRSAELLRKYDVGTPNGGVAKTPEEAFQVANDLKTSDLVIKAQALTGGRGKGHFDTGFKSGVHMISTPEEAKSIATEMLNHKLITKQSGEKGKLVTAVYIVERKNATKETYLSILMDRVKQMPLIISSSQGGMNIEEVAKTQPDAIKKVYIKPSVGITQEQSLEIAESLGFSSAEATEEAAGEIAKLYKIFSETDATQIEINPLSEVSNDPNRKVMCMDAKFGFDDNAAFRQKTIYSWNDIEHDENKATTLAKQKYDLNFVKLNGNVGTLVNGAGLAMATMDVLQTYGGSPANFLDCGGGATPETIEKGLELITNTGNNVKAIFVNIFGGIVRCDYVASGLVNACKNLNLDIPIVVRLQGTNVETGIETLKNSGLTNLYPFSELDPAAEKAVSFTK; encoded by the coding sequence ATGTTGAAGTCATCTACTAGAACTTTACTAAAGAAATGCCCCTGTGGAGGGGCTTTTGCCAAAAATTTCCCAGCTACTACCGGCTTTACCTCTGGTAAACGTCATTTGTCGATCCAAGAATATAGATCAGCTGAATTATTGAGAAAATACGATGTCGGTACTCCTAATGGGGGTGTTGCCAAGACTCCAGAAGAAGCTTTCCAAGTTGctaatgatttgaaaacCTCTGATTTGGTTATTAAAGCTCAAGCTTTGACTGGTGGTAGAGGTAAAGGTCATTTCGACACTGGCTTCAAGAGTGGGGTTCACATGATCTCTACCCCTGAAGAAGCCAAATCTATTGCTACTGAAATGTTGAACCACAAATTGATCACAAAGCAGAGTGGTGAGAAAGGTAAGTTAGTCACTGCTGTTTATATTGtggaaagaaaaaatgCTACTAAGGAAACTTATCTATCGATCTTAATGGATAGAGTCAAGCAAATGCCATTGATTATCTCCAGTAGTCAAGGTGGTATGAACATTGAAGAAGTTGCCAAGACTCAACCTGATGCTATCAAGAAAGTTTATATTAAACCATCTGTTGGTATAACTCAAGAACAATCTTTAGAAATTGCTGAAAGCTTGGGCTTTTCTTCCGCAGAAGCCACTGAGGAAGCTGCTGGGGAAATTGCCAAGTTGTACAAGATCTTTAGTGAAACTGATGCCActcaaattgaaattaaccCATTAAGTGAAGTTAGTAACGATCCAAACCGTAAAGTCATGTGTATGGATGCCAAATTTGGTTTTGATGATAATGCTGCATTTAGACAAAAGACCATTTATTCATGGAATGATATTGAAcatgatgaaaataaagcCACTACTCTTGCCAAACAAAAGTATGATTTGAACTTTGTCAAATTGAACGGTAACGTTGGTACTCTGGTCAATGGTGCTGGTCTTGCTATGGCCACCATGGATGTCTTACAAACTTACGGTGGCTCTCCAGCCAATTTCTTAGATTGTGGTGGTGGTGCCACTCCAGAAACTATTGAAAAGGGGTTGGAATTGATCACCAACACCGGTAACAATGTCAAGGCTATTTTTGTCAACATCTTTGGTGGTATTGTCAGATGTGATTACGTAGCAAGTGGGTTAGTTAATGCTTGTAAGAATTTGAACTTGGATATACCAATTGTGGTTAGATTACAAGGGACCAATGTCGAAACTGGTATTGAAACTTTGAAAAACTCTGGGTTGACTAACTTGTATCCTTTCTCTGAATTGGATCCTGCTGCTGAAAAAGCTGTCTCATTTACAAAATAG
- the SDA1 gene encoding Sda1p (similar to Saccharomyces cerevisiae SDA1 (YGR245C); ancestral locus Anc_5.81) encodes MAKRSRAAILPSNIILLQNLVKRDPESYHEEFLQQYAHYESLRDIFILNSTTGAETAPVGDGSTNVENSSSSNNDSSTTQLMELIGFVSQVCSCFPKETANFPNELKQLILEHHKSLPFELKEKIITSLMMLRNKDVLSADQLIQTLFPLLIAYSSQGNALTINSHARELRKLIYDKLISLLKSCNTGSKNQKLNKSTQAICFNLLEQPDSSGIWASRLTRELWRRGIWDDSRTVEIMTQSALHSDVKVAMSGVMFFLDADREREENFEENSDEEDVDLGSLRHKMQVNKKSSRRGKKLESALKTIKKKNKNKNGSTNNGYLNFSAFHLLRDPQGFSEKLFNKHLQGKNGNKFTLEQKISLLQLLSRMIGTHKLIVLGIYTYFLKYLTPKQRDVTKIMAASAQACHELVPPETLNILVRKIANEFVSDGVANEVAAAGLNTIREICSRAPLAIDETLLQDLTEYKGSKAKSVNIAAKSLVSLYREIAPEMLRKKDRGKVASMELQESKRNKDQTTKKPQFGVEMNSVSGIQGIELLAQWKKDHDTNDENGSDAENDDANWEVEENDENDESDVEGEWVQVESDKEYDVNMDDSDEENKKDEDSDLDLSDDEGTKDETKETSKAKEEEETIKKMNPEDAFRELASTRILTPADFAKLQELRTEEGVAKLMGMKRINEEVVDSDRLVGPVKYKQTREEKLAKVMEGREGREKFGSRRGKRDDTLRSTTNREKARKKNFVMMIHKRSVRGKAKMSLRDKQKVLRAHIKKQKKKGF; translated from the coding sequence ATGGCTAAGAGAAGTAGAGCTGCAATTTTACCAAGTAATATCATCCTATTGCAGAATCTGGTGAAGCGTGATCCTGAATCTTATCATGAAGAATTCTTACAACAATATGCTCATTATGAATCATTAAGagatattttcattttaaatagtACTACAGGCGCCGAAACAGCACCAGTAGGCGATGGATCTACGAATGTGGAAAACAGTTCATCATCCAACAATGATAGTTCCACTACTCAATTAATGGAATTAATTGGGTTTGTTTCTCAAGTTTGTTCCTGTTTCCCTAAGGAGACTGCTAATTTCCCAAAcgaattaaaacaattaattttagaaCATCATAAATCACTACCATTTGAactaaaagaaaaaatcattacAAGTTTAATGATGCTAAGAAATAAGGATGTATTGTCAGCCGaccaattaattcaaacaTTATTCCCATTATTAATTGCATATTCTTCACAAGGTAATGCCTTAACTATTAATTCACATGCCCGTGAATTACGTAAACTAATTTATGATAAATtgatttcattattaaagagTTGTAATACAGGTTCTAAGAATCAAAAACTTAATAAATCTACCCAAGCAATTTGTTTCAATCTTTTAGAACAACCTGATTCATCAGGTATCTGGGCATCAAGATTAACAAGAGAATTATGGAGACGTGGTATTTGGGATGATTCTCGTACCGTGGAAATTATGACACAATCTGCTTTACATTCAGATGTTAAAGTTGCAATGTCTGGTGTTATGTTTTTCTTAGATGCTGATAGAGAAAGAGAAGAGAATTTCGAAGAAAATTccgatgaagaagatgtaGATTTAGGTTCATTAAGACATAAGATGCAAGTGAATAAGAAATCTAGTAGAAGAGgtaaaaaattggaaagtGCATTGAAAACAATtaagaagaagaacaagaatAAGAATGGATCCACAAATAATGGCTATTTAAACTTCAGTGCATTCCATTTATTAAGGGATCCACAAGGTTTTTCTGAAAAACTTTTCAATAAACATTTACAAGGtaaaaatggtaataaATTCACATTAgaacaaaaaatttctcTATTACAATTGTTATCACGTATGATTGGTACACATAAATTGATTGTATTGGGAATTTATacatatttcttaaaatatttgacaCCCAAACAAAGAGATGTTACTAAGATAATGGCTGCCAGTGCTCAAGCGTGTCATGAGCTGGTTCCACCAgaaactttaaatattttggtgCGTAAAATTGCTAATGAGTTCGTTTCTGATGGTGTAGCCAATGAAGTCGCAGCTGCGGGGTTGAATACTATTAGAGAAATTTGTTCGCGTGCACCTTTAGCCATCGATGAAACTCTATTACAAGATTTAACTGAATATAAGGGTTCGAAGGCTAAATCTGTGAATATTGCTGCCAAGTCATTGGTTTCTTTATATAGAGAAATTGCACCTGAGATGTTAAGGAAGAAGGATAGAGGTAAAGTTGCATCTATGGAACTCCAAGAATCTAAGAGAAATAAAGATCAAACTACCAAGAAACCTCAATTTGGTGTAGAGATGAATTCTGTATCTGGAATCCAAGGGATTGAATTATTGGCTCAATGGAAGAAAGATCATGATACCAATGATGAAAACGGATCAGATGctgaaaatgatgatgcTAATTGGGAAGTggaagaaaatgatgagAATGATGAAAGTGATGTGGAAGGTGAATGGGTTCAAGTAGAAAGTGATAAAGAATATGATGTTAATATGGATGATAGTGATGAAGAGAATAAGAAAGATGAAGATTCTGATTTGGACTTGAGTGATGATGAAGGAACAAAGGACGAAACTAAAGAGACAAGTAAAGCAAAGGAAGAAGAGGAAACTATTAAGAAGATGAACCCAGAAGATGCATTCCGTGAATTGGCTTCCACACGTATCTTAACTCCAGCAGACTTTGCcaaattacaagaattaaGAACAGAAGAAGGTGTAGCAAAATTAATGGGCATGAAACgtattaatgaagaagttGTTGACTCGGATAGATTAGTAGGTCCTgttaaatataaacaaaCTCGTGAAGAAAAACTGGCTAAAGTCATGGAAGGACGTGAAGGACGTGAGAAGTTCGGGTCAAGACGTGGGAAACGTGACGACACCCTGAGATCCACCACCAATAGAGAAAAGGCCAGAAAGAAGAATTTCGTTATGATGATCCATAAGAGATCTGTTAGAGGTAAGGCCAAGATGTCTCTAAGAGACAAACAGAAAGTCCTGCGAGCACATATCAAAAAGCAAAAGAAGAAGGGCTTCTAA
- the TBLA0C06580 gene encoding 6-phosphogluconolactonase (similar to Saccharomyces cerevisiae SOL4 (YGR248W) and SOL3 (YHR163W); ancestral locus Anc_5.78) yields MVSVCKRDSGTDLANELGEFIIKRQNEALLSKQDHFYIAISGGSLINVLKKCLIDNKTIAAKVKWPQWRIYFVDERIVPFDSPDSNYGAFKKAILDPLSHNNDELNEGPTVYALNESLVGNGAAGNEKVAEDYESLLPKFPFHLLLLGFGPDGHTCSLFPNPEHRYLVEERKRHVMYCHDSPKPPSDRITITLPVIKSANSIAFVGEGASKQEILHEIFDIKNEKLPTVMVNDIGKDVYWFVNTIAFEKTKAIDITVV; encoded by the coding sequence ATGGTTAGCGTCTGCAAAAGAGATTCCGGCACAGATTTGGCCAACGAATTAGGTGAATTCATAATTAAGCGTCAAAATGAAGCCTTATTATCTAAGCAAGATCATTTCTACATTGCTATCAGTGGAGgttctttaattaatgtattgaaaaagtgtttaattgataataaaactatCGCGGCAAAGGTCAAATGGCCTCAATGGAGAATTTATTTCGTTGATGAAAGAATTGTTCCATTTGATAGTCCAGATAGCAATTATGGTGCCTTCAAGAAGGCTATTTTAGACCCATTATCtcataataatgatgaattgaatGAAGGTCCAACAGTTTATGCTCTTAATGAGTCTCTTGTGGGGAACGGTGCTGCAGGAAATGAAAAGGTTGCAGAAGATTatgaatcattattacCCAAGTTTCCTTTCCATTTGTTGCTATTAGGATTTGGACCAGATGGTCATACCTGTTCTTTATTCCCAAACCCTGAACATAGATATTTGGTCGAAGAAAGAAAGAGACATGTCATGTATTGCCATGATTCTCCAAAGCCACCAAGCGATAGAATCACAATAACTCTTCCAGTTATTAAAAGTGCAAATTCAATCGCTTTTGTTGGTGAAGGTGCCTCCAAACAAGAGATATTGCATGAAATCTTCGATATTAAGAACGAGAAATTGCCAACTGTCATGGTTAATGACATTGGTAAAGACGTTTATTGGTTTGTAAATACCATCGCTTTTGAAAAGACTAAAGCAATCGATATAACTGTTGTTTAG